From the Nematostella vectensis chromosome 7, jaNemVect1.1, whole genome shotgun sequence genome, the window atcatgaagtcttttggggcataactgagtgctttgcttatggatatttgcaagcaaaggtggattcatgatgattttttcttgtttggctttgcctggatgagaaaataattttctaatgaatcaccacagctctcataaatgctgtcttttctgaaaccaaattgattccaaaattgtttacactgctattctgggtctgtatgacctggaattgatttgcttggcttcggggtgaaaaaaaacatctgactttggggagaggagtgttgactggccctcccctcgtgaattttcccctggatctcccagaaggctttgcaatccgtaaaggcatcttcgtggttttacaagccttcaaggagtggacattgtgttttgaggcaatggaaatgaacctggaggatcagaataaaggtatccaacaccttggttggatgcatatcttcaagaacatttatcccttagactgatgcctgagtatcttcatcttgttgtgtttagtttgcatttatgaattttttgggtggtgggtacttcccaaaaccggtacaggccggttgaggggtcaatgtgttaagtaATCCTGGGAACGCCCAAGGTAAGTGAGATCCCTTCCACTAGAAGTCATGGGTTTCTCAAGTGATGGATCTTTCgagtaccctggttccagagcctcgaacgtctagAGACGCTCGGAACCATGAAACAGGGTATCTTTAGAGGAGCGCCCACAAACACGTTGATTTAGCCAGTCTGCATCGTTTCATGCAAGAAAACCTAATGAAGTTATATGTCTAAAAAACCTCAAAAATATCCCCCATTTCTTGGAGTTTGCGGTAAAGTGAAGATTTCACGCTGTGTAAAGATCACCTCGAATTGGCCGTTTTGTTTTACTCAGGGGACGCATTCATACGTGGTTCGACTAACGGTGTTATGCGTCCTAGTGTAAGACGTATATCGCACCTTTTTGAAAACGACGTACTTTGGATTGACACACTTAATTTGCCTCCCGCCCGCAGTCTTTGCTATCACGCTCGGGACCCAGCGGTCTTTGCGCTGTGCGAGCAGCCTGTTCGCAGCCGAAAATAGAAAGCGCTGGATCCTAGAACCATTTAACAACCACGACAAAAGTGTTAGTGCAAATTTGcttggaataaaaaaaaaatgtgacaaaCCGCTCAAATGAGGCCACTATTATAAATACACCTAAAAAACAATTCGAATCAATTATATGAAATTTGAACCGAATCTTGTTCTAATTAAATTATGTGGATTCAAACGCTTCactttatgacgtcattaattaAGTATACAAACGCAATAAAGTTTCTGACGTTTTCCTCTAAAAATCTGAGACTGTTGGTGTGGTAATGTGAAAATCTGGCTTGATAATGGCTGAGAATAAAAGCGAGGTAGAAAAACCTAAAGACGTCTCGATATTTGACGACGACGTGATAGAGGTGTACGAGGTCGACGATGGAGCTCTGCAAGAATGCCTGATGTTCGTGAATAAAATGAGTGAGACGAGCTTAGTGGAGATCGAACACGAAAAACAAAACCTTACCAAACTTCTGGAGGACGCTCAAAAAGAAGTCAGTAAATTAAAGTCGTCACTAAAAAATGCTGGCTCTTGTATCGACGGGCTCCAAGGGAATCTTAAAACTgagaaagaaaaagggaaGGAATTGGAGGGAATGTTGCAAAGTGCAAACGAAAGAGTAAAAGACATGGAGGACGAGATCGCGCAAGAGAAAGAAGAAATTCTAGAGTTAAAGAACAAGCATTCAGACAGCATCAAGCTCGCAGAAGATACAAACCGTTTGCTCCATGAAGTTCAACGTAAGAATGATTCACTGGCAAAGGATATGAAACGAGTCAAAGAGAAGCTAAAAGCCAAAGAAAAAGAGCTATCAGCTATGGCCGAGAAAATGTCATACGATCAGATAAATTCTTTTAACTTGGCGGCGAATTGTGACGAGAAATTGATGAAACTTGAGCGCGAGATACGCGAAAAGACAGCGAGGATTACAGAGCTAGAGGAGGATTCTAGAATTGAGATGGAACAGCTTCAAGAGAAATTGAATCAGGAGAGAAGCGCCAAAGAATCACTTGCAGCAGAAGCGGATAGTTGCATGGCCACAATGGGAGACAAAGTGACCGCCCTTGAAGCAGAGATCCAAGAAGCGAATAAGCAGAAACGCTCCGCAGTCGCAAAGCTTGAATCAGCAGAGAGTGAAATAAATACATTGAAGGAGCAGTTGGAAAAAGAATGCCTGAACAGCGAGACGGAACAAAAGAGAAACGAGAAATCTGTTGATGAATTGAAAAAGAAACTTCACACCGAATCACTGAGAAATACAGTCCTTCAGAAAGAACAAGTTGGTTTGGACGAGCAGATTAAAAATGCTGAGCGTGAAAAGGCGACCCTCGAGAGGAAAATTGACAAATTGGAAGCAAGCCTGGTGGCGATGCAGAAAGAATTCGGCGcaacacaggcctcccaacAGTCCCAGACCGAAGACGATAGTTCCCAGTCCTGGGCGAGCTCCGTTGATGCAGAAGAGACAGCAAGAAAGGTCGGCGAGCTCGAGGGTATGTTTTTAAATGGTTATCATTTAACTAGAGATTGCTTTGGCTAGGATAATACTTCTTGTCATGTTTCCAGCACAAGGGATTTGTAACTCTAGTTAAACCAATAAAGACGTAGAAGCCAATAGAAGCAAAAACCCTAGCACAAcggcatttatttttttggtgcAGTTTTGCGGTTTCTTGAAACGGTTGCGGTTTCCCGTTCTGGGTTTGTGGTTTGGCGATCTTCTTTGCGTTTTTGTGGCCTCTTACGTCCTCCTTATGCGACTGTTATTTGGTATTTCGAAGTAATTTTTTGAAAAGAGTAATCagaactacaaaaaaaaaagttcctTGCGATAAactttttggaaaaaaaaggaattctCCAAGTGTCGGGGCACATTAGAGAGCCGTGCTTGCCAATTCTTCTGCCTAAAATTAGGCGCTTCTTGGAAGGCGTATAACACATTCCAAGAAAAACAGCTGTCAAAGGATTAACCTCGCGGTATAAAAGTGCCAAAGCCTcaccccatttttttttagaagaaatCGAAGAGTTAGGGCGCCCATTAACGTTTCGAAAATAGTCCACAAACGAGCTTTATTTTCTGATGATTAGAacataacaagaaaaaaactagtttagaaattttaaaaaaggtaaTGTTTGCATTGTAGTTGGAGCCTTTCATAGCTACTAGAAAATAATTATTAGTAAGACAACTCAGGCGCGTTCCCCGGGTAGGCTGAgcaggtatcatatggaaagaGCACAGTATTTGAGATTCCTAGACATATTTGCGCGCGTACTGCAACTCGCACATTTTTCGATTCATTTTTCGATCTCCCGCACTTTCCACAGAAGAAAACAACACACTGCGCAGACAGTTCACGCAGCTAAGAAAACACCGAAACGAGGTTCTGCGGCAGAACAACGAACTGAAACACCAGGCTCAGATGGCGCTAGTCCAGCTGGCCTCCGCCAACCGAAGATTCAGCAAACACATGGAGCAGCTCCGAGGCCAGCTCACCATGGCCGAGAATGTTTACCAGGAAAAGGTCTATGAGTGCAATATGATGGAGATGCAGATTCACCAATTGATGCAGCAACTCAATTCGGCCAAAAAGACCATGCAATAAAACCACTTTAGTGTCTGTTAGAACTTAAGATTTCTCTCTCGCTTGTCTCTTTTAAAAGATACTCATACATGTTGAATAAAAATTTACTACTTCCTTCCTTAGATTTTGGGATTgacatttaaacaaaaaatatttgcactTTTTATAATTGTTATAAGATTTTATATGAAAAATTGAAAGATGCTTGAACAACGTTTTATCCAAATCATACTGCTTTTTTATCAATGTCAAAGAAATTCTTTATCATAATATCATTGCTTAATAAATATACCACGATCTCTATTTGAACACGTTACATAGAATTGATGGAAAAAATGCTACATTTTCCCTCAGCTACAGTTGGATCCTCCCGGCAATAACACCATGTAATAACCTCAAACTTCAATCTAAGTGCTCGTTATTTATAAAATACAGAGACTGTACAATATAATTTCTAGAATTTCAGAATTTGATATGCAAAGTCTTTGAGAATGGTGGGGGCTGCAATTCACCCCCAGATCGTCCTAtgaatatataaataattattgtttATCACTGGGTACTATTTCACAATGTTTCAGCAATGCTGGCATAATCTGGAATAGTCTTCCTATGATTTCTAGCATCCTTATGCAAATTATAAGAGAAAGCCCAGTTGTCAATTCCCTGGTTAGAAAGCGTTTAAAGGTCTGGCATGTACACTTTCAGCACAAACGCTCATCAGTATACATGCCTGGCTCTTGACTTGTGCAAGGCCAGTAGGCATTTTTGTGAACAGAGGTAACCTTCCGCTGGCAGCAGACTCTGTGTTGGACCTGCCGAGACCACAGTGCTTGCAATATGATGGATGTTGACCTTAGTGATGTAGTGAATACAAGAGGTAAAGCAGACCTGGCCACAGGAACACTCCTTGGCATTATCAAGA encodes:
- the LOC5511952 gene encoding myosin-9; its protein translation is MAENKSEVEKPKDVSIFDDDVIEVYEVDDGALQECLMFVNKMSETSLVEIEHEKQNLTKLLEDAQKEVSKLKSSLKNAGSCIDGLQGNLKTEKEKGKELEGMLQSANERVKDMEDEIAQEKEEILELKNKHSDSIKLAEDTNRLLHEVQRKNDSLAKDMKRVKEKLKAKEKELSAMAEKMSYDQINSFNLAANCDEKLMKLEREIREKTARITELEEDSRIEMEQLQEKLNQERSAKESLAAEADSCMATMGDKVTALEAEIQEANKQKRSAVAKLESAESEINTLKEQLEKECLNSETEQKRNEKSVDELKKKLHTESLRNTVLQKEQVGLDEQIKNAEREKATLERKIDKLEASLVAMQKEFGATQASQQSQTEDDSSQSWASSVDAEETARKVGELEEENNTLRRQFTQLRKHRNEVLRQNNELKHQAQMALVQLASANRRFSKHMEQLRGQLTMAENVYQEKVYECNMMEMQIHQLMQQLNSAKKTMQ